In a single window of the Zea mays cultivar B73 chromosome 5, Zm-B73-REFERENCE-NAM-5.0, whole genome shotgun sequence genome:
- the LOC109939707 gene encoding endoglucanase 4 has translation MSYMVGFGARYPRHVHHRGASMPSVRDHPTRIGCDEGFRYLHSPDPDANVLVGAVVGGPDGSDDAFTDSRDNYAQTEPSTYTNTPLIGALAFFAVGRHR, from the coding sequence ATGTCCTACATGGTGGGGTTCGGGGCGCGGTACCCGCGGCACGTGCACCACCGCGGCGCGTCCATGCCATCGGTGCGCGACCACCCCACGCGCATCGGCTGCGACGAGGGGTTCCGGTACCTGCACTCGCCGGACCCCGACGCCAACGTGCTCGTGGGCGCCGTCGTCGGCGGGCCTGACGGCAGCGACGACGCCTTCACCGACAGTCGCGACAACTACGCGCAGACAGAACCCTCCACCTACACCAACACGCCGCTCATCGGCGCGCtcgcgttcttcgccgtcggccgacACCGCTGA